One genomic region from Clostridium saccharobutylicum DSM 13864 encodes:
- a CDS encoding methyl-accepting chemotaxis protein, with protein sequence MKKALNKSKLLKKLLVSIILMVSLPVILVSEMSIIKSRKVMEDNLKTTSIQTIKEVDKGFNQHLNVLSTQISIMSKNIHVKELSNVQADHQLTSKYVQDMLKDTKDSIDGIINVGYAGEYGELLTDSGVMTINDLNYKERVWYKEAKEANGKVTYTKPYKDAKTGKQVMTVSQAVKDDNSQFIGVIVIDMSLESMENYVRDTQMLNTGFLLLVDKDGNIVINNDNNKEAEDKVSDLEFWEKAKNEDRGVYTWSHNGKDFYVCQETNQETGWKLIGVLESREVEDNVTAMKITTIITTILCIIVAVIIGIVFALSIVKEINKLKLVLSKVADGDFTERIEVTAKDEFGSLGNSFNFMIDNISKLIKNIEKTSSDLIESSVNIANMSEETTASVAQVSEAINEVATGATNQAQSATNVALSVEDLSNRMNEVQKHSKHIGELSNETENLSTRGIKTLNDLVEKSKKARENTIESSTMVNGMIKSIESINYISDVIAGITEQTNLLSLNAGIEAARAGEAGKGFAVVAEEIRKLAEESKKSTDEIKAVIIEINVNANSAKGAMEESKEMLQNQDNAINETEDIFNKIVDSIIPLTGAIDNINSLNVKMNSNKEDVKSQIENIASVSEEAASITEEVTASTEEVNATMDNLAAYANNLQDVANDLKNQIKQFRL encoded by the coding sequence ATGAAAAAAGCACTTAATAAAAGCAAATTACTGAAAAAATTATTAGTTTCAATTATATTAATGGTATCATTACCAGTAATATTGGTAAGTGAAATGTCTATTATTAAATCAAGAAAAGTGATGGAAGATAATTTAAAAACAACAAGCATACAAACAATCAAAGAAGTTGATAAAGGATTCAATCAGCATTTAAATGTATTAAGTACACAAATTTCAATAATGTCAAAAAACATTCATGTAAAAGAATTATCTAATGTACAAGCAGATCATCAACTTACATCTAAATATGTACAAGACATGCTTAAAGATACTAAGGATTCAATAGATGGTATTATTAATGTAGGTTATGCAGGAGAATATGGTGAGCTTTTAACAGATAGTGGAGTAATGACTATAAATGATCTTAATTATAAAGAGAGAGTGTGGTATAAAGAAGCAAAAGAGGCTAATGGAAAAGTTACATACACAAAACCGTATAAAGATGCTAAGACTGGAAAACAAGTAATGACAGTATCTCAAGCCGTTAAGGATGATAATAGTCAATTTATAGGTGTAATAGTAATAGACATGTCATTAGAATCTATGGAAAACTACGTAAGAGATACACAGATGTTAAATACAGGATTCCTTTTACTTGTAGATAAAGATGGAAATATTGTAATAAATAATGATAATAATAAAGAAGCAGAAGATAAAGTTAGTGATTTAGAATTTTGGGAAAAGGCTAAAAATGAAGATAGAGGGGTATATACTTGGAGTCATAATGGTAAAGATTTTTATGTATGCCAAGAAACAAATCAAGAGACGGGTTGGAAGTTGATTGGAGTTTTAGAAAGTAGAGAAGTAGAAGATAATGTTACTGCTATGAAAATAACAACGATAATTACCACTATACTATGTATAATAGTCGCAGTAATCATAGGAATTGTTTTTGCATTAAGCATAGTAAAAGAAATAAATAAATTGAAATTAGTACTTTCTAAAGTTGCAGATGGAGATTTTACAGAAAGAATAGAAGTTACTGCTAAAGATGAATTTGGGAGCCTTGGGAATAGTTTTAATTTTATGATTGATAATATATCGAAATTAATCAAGAATATTGAAAAAACATCATCAGATTTGATTGAGTCATCAGTTAACATAGCTAATATGTCAGAAGAGACTACAGCGTCTGTAGCACAAGTGTCAGAAGCGATAAATGAAGTTGCAACAGGAGCTACTAATCAAGCACAATCGGCAACTAATGTTGCTTTAAGTGTTGAAGATTTATCAAATAGAATGAATGAAGTGCAGAAACATTCAAAACATATCGGTGAGCTATCAAATGAAACCGAAAATTTAAGTACTAGAGGAATAAAAACACTTAATGATTTAGTAGAAAAATCTAAAAAGGCTAGAGAAAATACTATTGAATCTTCAACTATGGTAAATGGAATGATAAAGAGTATAGAGAGTATAAATTATATATCAGATGTAATAGCAGGAATTACGGAGCAAACTAATCTTTTATCTTTAAACGCAGGTATAGAAGCAGCAAGGGCAGGAGAAGCTGGAAAAGGATTTGCAGTGGTTGCAGAAGAAATTAGAAAATTGGCAGAAGAGTCTAAAAAATCTACAGATGAAATAAAAGCTGTTATTATAGAAATAAATGTTAATGCAAATAGTGCTAAAGGTGCAATGGAAGAAAGTAAAGAAATGTTGCAAAATCAAGATAATGCAATAAATGAAACAGAAGATATATTTAATAAAATAGTTGATTCTATAATACCTTTAACAGGAGCTATTGATAATATAAATAGTTTAAATGTAAAGATGAATTCAAATAAGGAAGATGTAAAGTCACAGATTGAAAATATAGCATCAGTATCAGAAGAAGCAGCATCTATAACTGAAGAAGTTACAGCTTCAACAGAAGAAGTAAATGCAACTATGGATAATCTTGCGGCTTATGCGAATAATTTGCAAGATGTTGCAAATGACCTTAAAAATCAAATAAAACAATTTAGATTATAG
- a CDS encoding Veg family protein produces MEKVKTIASIKNDIQRHVGEKVTLKANGGRKKILVNDGIIDSVYPSIFVIRLKNDTQRTVTYSYSDVLTKTVQLVFPARI; encoded by the coding sequence ATGGAAAAAGTAAAAACTATTGCTTCCATTAAGAATGATATACAGAGACACGTAGGAGAAAAGGTTACACTTAAAGCTAATGGTGGAAGAAAAAAGATTTTAGTTAATGATGGAATTATAGACAGTGTTTATCCAAGTATTTTTGTTATAAGGTTAAAAAATGACACCCAAAGGACTGTGACTTATAGTTATTCAGATGTATTAACAAAGACTGTACAATTGGTATTCCCAGCTAGAATATAA
- a CDS encoding DUF3794 and LysM peptidoglycan-binding domain-containing protein, producing the protein MSDIDVIKENVQFEQLLRENNSNTVLKEEYLIPDTHPDVQMILTVEARPMIVSKELVGDKIELEGKVEYTVLYLAREDGLVANSVNYTQKFTSNIDLNQGEHRVICEVECNVEHIEAAIMNERKISIQGIVTIDWELYKSSEFEFVKDIEGTEDVEILKKTETINRISVNKEVELNGKSMIRVPMDKPQINKILNCSLSLHKKEIKIADDKIYLGCYCKLNILYKGDESRDIICLEDDVYLSQEEEAPGVTPDMIPLVYYEILNDDMILEEDDLGEVRIINNEFIVKANIKIFSRENIDVVKDAYSPMCLLGLKKDEYEIGILQGTNTSESIVKDNVQLKENDLKPEQIISANATIILTDKEVIKDKIIVEGIIKADILYTTTDEERFISNIKAEIPFSSAIDISGADDRMKAIVRANLENLDTAIEGNTIAIKANITLSGKILYEITKEFISDVVEEEGDKPEKKASITIYVVGDGDTLWNLAKKYNTTVGDLLKINEMEDSDDIEVGQKLIIPGRAIF; encoded by the coding sequence ATGTCAGATATAGATGTTATAAAAGAAAATGTTCAGTTTGAACAATTACTTAGGGAAAATAATTCCAATACTGTATTAAAAGAAGAATACTTAATTCCTGATACTCATCCAGATGTACAGATGATATTGACTGTTGAGGCTAGACCTATGATAGTTAGTAAAGAATTAGTTGGAGATAAAATAGAACTAGAAGGAAAAGTTGAATATACAGTGTTATATTTAGCAAGAGAAGATGGATTAGTTGCAAATTCAGTAAATTACACTCAAAAATTTACAAGTAATATTGACCTGAATCAAGGAGAACATAGGGTTATTTGTGAAGTAGAATGCAATGTGGAACATATTGAAGCTGCTATAATGAATGAAAGGAAAATATCAATTCAGGGTATAGTCACAATTGATTGGGAGCTATATAAGAGCAGTGAATTTGAATTTGTAAAAGATATTGAGGGTACTGAAGATGTGGAGATTTTAAAGAAAACAGAAACAATAAATAGAATAAGTGTAAATAAAGAGGTAGAGTTAAATGGTAAATCCATGATTAGAGTTCCTATGGATAAACCACAAATAAATAAGATATTAAATTGCTCATTATCATTGCATAAAAAAGAAATAAAAATTGCTGATGATAAGATTTATTTAGGTTGTTATTGCAAATTAAACATTTTATATAAAGGAGATGAGTCAAGAGATATAATTTGCCTGGAAGATGATGTTTATTTATCTCAGGAAGAAGAAGCCCCTGGAGTAACACCAGATATGATTCCTTTAGTTTATTATGAAATACTAAATGATGATATGATTCTTGAAGAAGATGATTTAGGAGAAGTAAGAATTATAAATAATGAATTTATAGTTAAAGCTAACATAAAAATATTTTCAAGGGAAAATATTGATGTAGTTAAAGATGCATATTCACCTATGTGTTTACTTGGGTTGAAAAAGGATGAATATGAGATTGGTATACTTCAAGGAACTAATACTTCAGAGTCAATTGTTAAAGATAACGTTCAATTAAAAGAAAATGATTTGAAGCCAGAACAAATTATATCAGCGAATGCAACAATAATATTAACAGATAAGGAAGTTATAAAAGATAAAATTATTGTAGAGGGCATAATTAAAGCAGATATATTATACACAACGACTGATGAAGAAAGATTTATATCTAATATTAAGGCTGAAATTCCATTTTCATCTGCGATTGATATTTCAGGTGCAGACGATAGAATGAAAGCTATAGTAAGGGCAAATTTAGAAAATTTAGATACTGCTATAGAGGGAAATACAATTGCAATAAAGGCAAATATAACATTGTCAGGAAAGATTCTTTATGAAATAACTAAGGAATTCATATCTGATGTAGTTGAAGAAGAAGGAGACAAGCCAGAAAAAAAGGCAAGTATAACTATTTATGTTGTAGGAGATGGTGATACTCTTTGGAACTTAGCAAAGAAATATAATACAACAGTTGGGGATTTGCTTAAAATAAATGAGATGGAGGATTCTGACGATATAGAAGTAGGGCAAAAACTGATAATTCCAGGAAGAGCGATATTTTAA
- a CDS encoding cyanophycinase gives MKEILSGNLIIIGGAEDKENKKEILNRVCNSIDKDKDILLVATIATEYPKEAAAKYKKVFKELDVKNIKILDISNRLEAFEQSNADLIKSASLIFFTGGDQLRITSLIGGTSVYDALKEVSQKGTIIVGTSAGASVMSDTMIVQGEDEDSPRKCTLKMAPGLGLIKDVIIDQHFAQRGRIGRLLTGIAQNPEVLGIGIDENTGIVVNKEGIIEVIGEGAVYFIDGSAITHTNVSELYADEILSMHNVKLHILTDGNRFDLIKKSPFEEEKFSHEDSSEENI, from the coding sequence TTGAAAGAAATTTTAAGTGGCAATTTAATAATTATTGGAGGAGCTGAAGATAAAGAAAATAAGAAAGAAATTTTAAACAGAGTTTGTAATTCAATAGATAAAGATAAGGATATATTATTAGTTGCAACTATTGCTACCGAATATCCAAAGGAAGCAGCAGCAAAATATAAAAAAGTTTTTAAGGAACTTGATGTTAAAAATATAAAAATATTAGATATTAGTAATAGGTTAGAAGCATTTGAACAATCGAATGCAGATTTAATAAAATCAGCATCTTTAATATTTTTCACAGGTGGAGATCAATTAAGAATAACAAGTTTGATTGGTGGCACCTCTGTTTATGATGCACTAAAGGAAGTTAGCCAAAAAGGAACTATTATTGTTGGAACTTCTGCAGGTGCGTCTGTAATGAGTGATACTATGATAGTACAAGGAGAGGACGAGGATTCACCAAGAAAATGTACATTAAAGATGGCTCCAGGTTTAGGGCTAATTAAAGATGTTATAATTGATCAGCATTTTGCTCAGAGAGGCAGAATTGGAAGATTGTTAACAGGAATTGCTCAAAATCCTGAAGTGTTAGGAATTGGTATAGATGAAAATACAGGAATAGTAGTAAATAAAGAAGGAATAATAGAGGTTATAGGGGAAGGAGCAGTTTATTTTATTGATGGAAGCGCAATTACTCATACAAATGTTTCGGAATTATATGCAGATGAAATTTTAAGTATGCATAATGTAAAATTGCATATCTTAACTGATGGAAACAGATTTGATCTTATAAAAAAGTCACCTTTTGAGGAGGAAAAATTTAGTCATGAAGATAGTTCAGAAGAGAATATATGA
- the cphA gene encoding cyanophycin synthetase, whose amino-acid sequence MKIVQKRIYEGKNVYSYKKCIRIDVDLEGYCEIPSNEIPNFNFNLIKIIPELKKHRCGIDEEGGFVKRLETGTYLAHICEHIIIAIQNTLGIDVSYGKAREIEDDMYYIIVEYEYKNTAIEVANLAIDLINCLINQIPLNFQERISVIKETLRKEEIGPSTKAICEAAKEYNLPVTPLGDSGIYQIGYGKMSKFIEATIGNKTGCVAVDISCDKLLTKKLLESQNIPVAQGNKVLNIIGALKEAEAIGYPVVLKPQYGSKGKDVILNIENEKQLVNSYTDLRKTQKDIIIEKYANGKDYRICVVNYKVVAGALRIAPFVTGNGKDKLRTLINILNNDPLRGEDHEKPLTKIKINEELIRCIIKQGMDLEYIPADGKKILLRENANLSTGGMAIDCTDEICEENIEYCINAAKTLGLDICGVDICSNDISVPISENNGIIMEVNAAPGIRMHHYPSKGKKHDVGKAILESLYDGEPSSIPIVSITGTNGKTTTTRLVNHVLRRMGYNVGMTSTDGIYLNDRCIHRGDDSGFNSAKTILLNRDVDIAVLETARGGLIRKGLAYNVADVGVITNITNDHLGLDGINSMEELSFVKSLVGEVVKEDGFVVINADDKYSKTIINRFKCEKIYFSKSKNNELIQQNIRNNKIAIFIENDMMCVINNNRKYEILSVKKLPVSYNGILEYNIENAMAACGTLIGLKVDYCMISKGLMDFQLDDKDSNGRFNQYMYNSRRVILDYGHNIEGYKSVISSLEKIKEKNNIIGVIGIPGDRQDDIGYEIGKICANHLDKIVIKEDKDRRGRKIGEVASVLEKSILKNNKNAKVSICLDEVEALKHALNISNKNDIIVVFFEDLKRLTDFIKKENVPECVSEIYNF is encoded by the coding sequence ATGAAGATAGTTCAGAAGAGAATATATGAAGGAAAGAATGTATATTCTTATAAAAAATGTATTAGAATCGATGTTGATTTAGAGGGATATTGTGAAATACCAAGTAACGAAATACCTAATTTTAATTTCAATCTTATTAAAATTATACCAGAATTAAAAAAACATAGATGTGGAATTGATGAAGAAGGCGGCTTTGTTAAAAGACTTGAAACAGGAACTTATTTAGCGCATATTTGTGAACATATAATCATAGCAATACAAAATACTTTAGGTATAGATGTTTCATATGGAAAAGCTAGAGAAATTGAAGATGACATGTATTACATTATTGTAGAATATGAATATAAAAATACAGCAATTGAAGTAGCTAATTTAGCTATAGATTTAATTAATTGTTTAATTAATCAAATTCCATTAAACTTTCAAGAAAGAATATCAGTTATAAAAGAAACGTTAAGAAAAGAGGAAATTGGACCGAGCACAAAGGCAATTTGTGAAGCTGCTAAGGAATATAATCTTCCAGTGACACCTTTAGGGGATAGTGGAATTTATCAAATAGGTTATGGGAAAATGAGTAAGTTTATAGAAGCTACAATAGGAAATAAAACAGGATGTGTAGCTGTAGATATTTCTTGTGATAAACTATTAACAAAGAAATTGCTAGAAAGTCAGAATATACCTGTAGCACAAGGAAACAAGGTGCTTAATATAATTGGTGCTTTGAAAGAAGCTGAAGCTATAGGATACCCAGTAGTTCTTAAACCCCAATATGGAAGTAAAGGAAAAGATGTAATACTTAATATAGAAAATGAAAAGCAATTAGTGAATTCATACACAGATTTAAGAAAAACTCAAAAAGATATTATTATAGAAAAGTATGCTAATGGCAAAGATTATAGAATATGTGTGGTAAACTATAAAGTAGTAGCAGGTGCACTTAGAATTGCACCATTTGTGACTGGAAATGGAAAGGATAAATTAAGAACATTAATTAATATTCTTAATAACGATCCATTAAGAGGAGAAGATCATGAAAAACCATTAACAAAAATAAAAATTAATGAAGAATTGATTAGATGCATCATAAAGCAGGGGATGGATTTGGAATATATACCAGCAGATGGAAAGAAAATATTATTAAGAGAAAATGCAAACTTGTCAACAGGAGGCATGGCTATTGATTGCACAGACGAGATTTGTGAAGAAAACATAGAATATTGCATAAATGCAGCTAAAACATTAGGATTAGATATATGTGGAGTGGATATTTGCTCAAATGATATTAGTGTTCCTATAAGCGAGAATAATGGAATTATAATGGAAGTTAATGCAGCACCTGGAATAAGAATGCATCATTACCCTTCGAAAGGTAAAAAACATGATGTTGGAAAAGCAATACTTGAATCACTTTATGATGGAGAACCAAGTAGTATTCCTATAGTATCTATTACAGGTACAAATGGGAAAACAACAACTACTAGGCTAGTTAATCATGTTTTGAGAAGAATGGGATATAATGTTGGAATGACATCAACTGATGGTATATATTTAAATGATAGGTGTATACACAGAGGAGACGATTCTGGTTTTAATAGTGCTAAAACAATATTATTAAATAGAGATGTTGATATAGCAGTTTTAGAAACGGCAAGAGGCGGATTGATAAGAAAGGGTTTAGCATATAACGTAGCAGATGTTGGCGTTATCACTAATATAACTAATGATCATCTTGGATTAGATGGCATAAATTCGATGGAAGAACTAAGCTTTGTAAAATCATTAGTTGGAGAAGTTGTAAAGGAAGATGGTTTTGTTGTTATAAATGCTGATGATAAATATAGTAAAACTATAATTAATAGATTTAAATGCGAGAAAATTTATTTTTCTAAATCAAAAAATAATGAATTAATACAACAAAATATAAGGAATAATAAAATAGCGATTTTTATTGAAAATGATATGATGTGCGTAATTAATAATAACAGAAAATATGAGATACTTTCTGTTAAGAAGTTACCTGTATCTTACAATGGTATATTAGAATATAATATAGAAAATGCGATGGCTGCATGTGGAACTTTAATAGGATTAAAAGTAGATTATTGTATGATTTCTAAAGGATTGATGGATTTTCAATTAGATGATAAAGATAGTAATGGAAGATTCAATCAATATATGTACAATTCTAGAAGAGTTATTTTAGATTACGGACATAATATTGAGGGATATAAATCGGTAATATCTTCATTGGAAAAGATAAAGGAAAAAAATAATATAATTGGAGTAATAGGTATACCAGGAGATAGACAAGATGATATAGGGTATGAAATAGGAAAAATATGTGCTAATCACTTAGATAAAATAGTAATAAAAGAAGATAAAGATAGAAGAGGCAGAAAAATTGGTGAAGTTGCGTCTGTGTTGGAAAAATCTATATTAAAGAATAATAAAAATGCAAAGGTAAGCATATGTCTAGATGAAGTAGAGGCACTTAAACATGCTTTGAATATAAGTAACAAAAATGATATAATTGTTGTTTTCTTTGAAGATTTAAAAAGACTTACAGATTTTATTAAGAAGGAAAATGTACCTGAATGTGTAAGTGAAATTTATAATTTCTAA
- the ispE gene encoding 4-(cytidine 5'-diphospho)-2-C-methyl-D-erythritol kinase: MKIKAYAKINIALDVVGKRDDGYHLLKMIMQTIDLYDIIDIEKTQSGIEMKCNKHYVPTDERNLAYKAAKLFKDTYSIQDGVYINLIKNIPVSAGLAGGSTDAAAVLKIMNKMFNVNASDNELKALGLKLGADVPYCINGGTALCEGIGEKITQLKPFKDKIVVLIKPSFGVSTKEVYKSFDLSKVVFHPRIEELMENMANDNLYFVANNMKNLLENVTLKKHKIIANIKDEVKSKGCIGTMMSGSGATVFAFFDDMLKAQNCYDNMKRDYKDVFITRTI; the protein is encoded by the coding sequence ATGAAAATTAAGGCTTATGCCAAAATAAATATTGCCTTAGATGTTGTTGGGAAAAGGGATGATGGGTATCATTTATTAAAAATGATAATGCAAACTATAGATTTATATGACATAATTGATATTGAGAAAACTCAATCAGGAATTGAGATGAAGTGCAATAAACATTATGTACCAACAGATGAAAGAAATTTAGCATATAAAGCTGCAAAATTATTTAAAGATACTTATTCTATACAAGATGGTGTATATATTAATTTAATAAAAAATATTCCTGTTTCAGCAGGGCTTGCTGGTGGAAGTACGGATGCAGCAGCTGTTTTGAAGATTATGAATAAAATGTTTAATGTAAATGCATCGGATAATGAATTGAAAGCTTTAGGATTAAAGTTAGGGGCTGATGTTCCATATTGCATTAATGGTGGAACTGCATTATGCGAGGGGATAGGAGAAAAGATTACTCAATTAAAACCTTTTAAAGATAAGATTGTAGTTTTAATTAAGCCTTCTTTTGGAGTATCAACTAAAGAAGTATATAAATCATTTGATTTATCTAAAGTTGTTTTTCATCCAAGAATAGAAGAATTAATGGAAAACATGGCAAATGATAATCTTTATTTTGTAGCAAATAATATGAAGAATTTATTAGAAAATGTAACTTTAAAGAAGCATAAGATTATAGCTAATATTAAAGATGAGGTTAAATCAAAAGGTTGCATTGGCACTATGATGAGTGGAAGTGGGGCAACTGTGTTTGCATTTTTTGATGATATGTTAAAAGCTCAGAATTGCTATGATAATATGAAGAGAGATTATAAAGATGTATTTATAACTAGAACAATTTAA
- the spoIIR gene encoding stage II sporulation protein R, with product MKKSIKLKSLVYIGLVIISTTVLTGCFESSQDVDKGYSINQLVNTTKSENKTRVLNYDEVKDSLIRFHVIANSDSEEDQNLKIEVKNRVIDYLYPYLNESKSIEQSRQIIKDNMNEVKNIAEDVIKRNNYNYDVKLELSRENFPDKSYGNITLPQGNYEAFRIIIGSGEGKNWWCVMFPPLCFVDESKAEVEYDKVENRIKSNNDDSNNKKDNASPAKSQEVTNDGEESNKQNNKNNIQIKFKVVETIKNLFN from the coding sequence ATGAAAAAAAGTATTAAATTAAAAAGTTTAGTGTATATAGGATTGGTTATAATTAGCACAACTGTATTGACAGGATGTTTTGAAAGTAGTCAAGATGTGGACAAGGGATATAGTATTAATCAGTTAGTTAATACTACTAAAAGTGAAAACAAAACTCGAGTACTTAATTATGATGAAGTAAAAGATTCATTAATCAGATTTCACGTTATTGCCAATAGTGATAGTGAGGAAGATCAAAATTTAAAAATAGAAGTAAAAAATAGAGTTATAGATTATCTATATCCATATTTAAATGAATCTAAATCCATAGAACAATCAAGACAAATAATAAAAGATAACATGAATGAAGTGAAAAATATTGCAGAAGATGTAATAAAGAGAAACAATTATAATTATGATGTTAAACTTGAATTATCAAGAGAAAATTTTCCAGATAAGTCTTATGGAAATATCACTTTACCACAAGGAAATTATGAAGCATTTAGAATAATAATAGGAAGTGGAGAAGGCAAGAATTGGTGGTGTGTTATGTTTCCACCATTATGTTTCGTAGATGAGTCAAAGGCAGAAGTGGAATATGATAAAGTTGAAAATAGAATAAAATCCAACAATGATGATTCTAACAATAAAAAGGATAATGCATCTCCAGCTAAATCTCAAGAAGTTACAAATGATGGAGAAGAATCTAATAAACAAAATAATAAAAACAATATACAAATAAAGTTTAAAGTAGTAGAAACTATAAAGAATTTATTTAACTAG
- a CDS encoding DUF814 domain-containing protein — translation MTRALAMISGGLDSILAAKLIKEQGIEVIGICFRSYFFNEENAKRMTKQIGIRLEVVDFSKEHFEMVKNPNHGWGKNMNPCIDCHAMMMRYSGELLKKFDADFIITGEVLNQRPMSQNRSALDVVKKQSGFSDKILRPLCAKNLKETQMEIDGLVDREKMLDISGRNRKPQMALAEKWGIKDYPSPAGGCKLTEPNYSIRLKEIIDRKGDVTEKDLNLLRYGRHFVTENNTKIIVSRTSEEGQYIKQLISKNDLMFLTTKFNGAMVIIPEGNTPNEEDITLACRLAVRYSKGKDEELVEVKYGQVSTNFNNKKIVNSITQEELDKYNIN, via the coding sequence ATGACAAGAGCATTAGCTATGATTTCAGGAGGACTAGATAGTATATTAGCAGCAAAGTTAATAAAAGAACAAGGTATAGAAGTAATAGGAATATGTTTTAGATCATATTTTTTTAATGAAGAAAATGCGAAAAGAATGACAAAACAAATTGGAATAAGATTAGAAGTTGTTGATTTTTCTAAGGAACATTTTGAAATGGTTAAAAATCCAAACCATGGTTGGGGTAAGAACATGAATCCATGTATAGATTGTCATGCAATGATGATGAGATATTCAGGAGAGTTGCTTAAAAAATTTGATGCTGATTTTATTATAACAGGTGAAGTTTTAAATCAAAGACCAATGTCACAAAATAGATCAGCATTAGATGTAGTAAAAAAACAATCAGGATTTAGTGATAAGATTTTAAGACCATTATGTGCAAAAAATTTAAAGGAAACACAAATGGAGATTGATGGATTAGTTGATAGAGAAAAAATGTTAGATATTTCTGGAAGAAATAGAAAGCCTCAAATGGCATTAGCTGAAAAATGGGGAATAAAAGATTATCCATCACCAGCTGGAGGCTGTAAACTAACAGAGCCTAACTATTCTATAAGATTAAAAGAAATTATAGATAGAAAAGGAGATGTTACAGAGAAAGATCTAAATTTATTAAGATATGGAAGACATTTTGTAACTGAAAATAATACTAAGATAATAGTATCTAGAACAAGTGAAGAAGGACAATATATAAAACAATTAATAAGTAAAAATGATTTGATGTTTTTAACTACTAAATTTAATGGTGCAATGGTTATAATACCAGAAGGAAATACACCGAATGAAGAGGATATAACATTAGCATGCAGACTTGCAGTCAGATACAGTAAAGGTAAAGATGAAGAGTTGGTTGAAGTTAAATACGGACAAGTTTCAACTAATTTCAATAATAAGAAAATAGTTAATTCAATAACACAAGAAGAATTAGATAAATATAATATAAATTAA
- a CDS encoding DUF1934 domain-containing protein gives MGKKAIINVKSSISGDEEDLIEVVTPGKFYKTEEGFKVEYDETKISGMEDTHTIMIIREKSFDLIRIGSTETTMEFKKNHESISLYKTPYGVMEICINTKKLEINMTDDGGTISTFYNLHIEGQQPLKTKLIVDIKAD, from the coding sequence ATGGGTAAAAAGGCAATTATTAATGTTAAGAGTAGCATTTCTGGAGATGAAGAAGATTTAATAGAGGTAGTGACTCCAGGAAAGTTTTATAAAACGGAAGAAGGTTTTAAAGTAGAATACGATGAAACAAAAATTTCTGGAATGGAAGACACTCATACTATTATGATAATAAGAGAAAAGTCTTTTGACTTAATAAGAATAGGAAGTACAGAAACTACAATGGAATTTAAAAAAAATCATGAATCAATATCTTTATATAAAACGCCATATGGAGTAATGGAGATTTGTATAAATACAAAAAAATTAGAAATTAATATGACTGATGATGGTGGTACAATAAGTACATTTTATAATTTACATATAGAAGGTCAACAACCATTAAAAACTAAATTAATAGTTGATATTAAGGCAGATTAA